From Methylocystis sp. ATCC 49242, one genomic window encodes:
- a CDS encoding SagB family peptide dehydrogenase, whose translation MRSDPPHPPARLFARLNPGVTVEDDGAGGLSAFFDGRGLRLGKFSPGLIECAADLASGVALEDDRDREIEQEIGELVRRLALYGLVEYRLACAQDGPDLMVVEPQIRDYAPRISGLDDDRALVLSRFAYVRRRGADMALESPRAGALFRLCAPSALAMIGRLSEPRTVRELRDAPDFPGVEFLALLLDADILFTPPPGADRGLRAAEGDNDLILWDFHDLLFHTRSTNGRHANPAGGLYARAHLVPPPAAVRPGWPGTAIELTGLDTAPASPFAQMLRRRHSTRNYDAHHPITAAQVARLLDGAARIISRERLRDDEGGEGFEIAARPYPSGGASYELELYLAVDKCDGLARGFYHYDADRHALVPIETNERLLAAMLEDGQLAMGASAPPQILITMAARFGRVSWKYSGFAYGLVLKHVGVVMQTLYLMATEMEIGACAIGVEDIDLFSRMTGLEFHVEGAVGQMAIGSAGAARDEF comes from the coding sequence TTGCGCAGCGATCCGCCCCACCCTCCCGCCCGGCTCTTCGCCCGGCTCAACCCCGGCGTCACGGTCGAGGACGACGGGGCGGGCGGCCTTTCCGCATTTTTCGACGGACGGGGACTGCGGCTCGGAAAGTTCAGCCCCGGCCTGATCGAATGCGCCGCCGACCTCGCGTCGGGCGTCGCGCTCGAGGATGACCGGGATCGGGAAATCGAACAAGAGATAGGCGAACTCGTCCGGCGGCTGGCGCTTTACGGTCTCGTCGAATATCGCCTCGCCTGCGCGCAGGACGGGCCCGATCTGATGGTCGTCGAACCACAGATACGAGACTATGCGCCGAGAATATCCGGACTGGATGACGATCGCGCGCTCGTCCTGTCGCGTTTCGCCTATGTGCGTCGGCGCGGCGCCGACATGGCTCTCGAGTCGCCGCGCGCCGGCGCGCTCTTTCGGCTGTGCGCCCCGAGCGCCCTGGCGATGATCGGGCGATTGTCCGAACCCCGCACGGTGAGGGAGCTGCGCGACGCGCCGGACTTTCCGGGCGTTGAGTTTCTGGCGCTGCTCCTCGACGCGGACATCCTCTTCACGCCGCCCCCCGGCGCGGACAGGGGTTTGCGCGCCGCCGAAGGCGACAACGATCTCATCCTTTGGGATTTTCACGATCTTCTGTTCCACACGCGCAGCACCAACGGACGGCATGCGAACCCCGCCGGCGGTCTTTACGCCCGCGCGCACCTTGTGCCGCCGCCGGCCGCCGTGCGGCCCGGCTGGCCGGGGACGGCGATCGAGCTGACGGGTCTCGACACGGCGCCGGCTTCGCCCTTCGCGCAGATGCTGCGACGCCGCCATTCGACCCGCAACTACGACGCCCACCATCCCATCACGGCTGCGCAAGTCGCGCGACTTCTCGACGGCGCCGCGCGCATCATATCGCGCGAGCGCTTGCGGGACGACGAGGGCGGCGAGGGGTTCGAGATCGCCGCGCGCCCTTATCCGTCCGGCGGCGCAAGCTATGAGCTGGAGCTCTATCTCGCCGTCGACAAATGCGATGGTCTGGCGCGCGGCTTCTATCATTACGACGCCGACCGTCACGCGCTCGTTCCGATCGAGACGAACGAACGCCTGCTTGCGGCGATGCTCGAGGACGGGCAACTCGCCATGGGCGCGTCGGCGCCCCCGCAGATCCTTATCACGATGGCGGCGCGCTTTGGCCGCGTGTCATGGAAATACAGCGGCTTCGCCTATGGGCTCGTCCTCAAGCACGTGGGCGTGGTTATGCAGACGCTCTATCTGATGGCGACGGAGATGGAGATCGGCGCCTGCGCAATCGGCGTCGAGGACATCGACCTCTTTTCCAGAATGACGGGCCTCGAATTTCACGTCGAAGGCGCGGTCGGACAAATGGCGATCGGAAGCGCCGGCGCGGCGCGCGACGAATTTTGA
- a CDS encoding amidase, which translates to MTVSTRRAFLMGAGAAAAAATDARSRGTAPLNAVHVPASEWDYCTITELVDALRTRKISALELTDRAIARIESVDRSVNAVVVRDFERARDAARAADAALMRGETRALLGVPITVKESFDIAGLPTTWGDPRFRRFMPKEDALVVARVKNAGAVILGKTNVPLLLSDWQTYNDIFGTTNNPWDLRLTPGGSSGGSAAALACGFGPLSLGSDLGGSLRAPAHYCGVYAHKPTLGVVPRRGQTPPGTPPFARDSDLAVVGPMARSAADLALALDLVAGPDEQRAGVGYRLALPAPRRDQLQDFRVLVIDAHPLAPTSAVVRAALGRLTERLVRAGVKVAHASPLLPDLAESARLYARLLSAYWGAGLPPREYARLGRKASTLAPDNRTLAAERMRGAVMSHRDWLAAESERGLLQQQWRELFREWDVALCPVMPTPAFPHDHSSPIEARHIRIDGESCSYLDAQTVWAELATTPGLPATAAPIDRSEHGLPIGVQIIGPHLEDRTTIAFARFLEQRFGGFAPPPTCSQSTAQ; encoded by the coding sequence ATGACAGTCTCCACGAGACGCGCGTTTCTGATGGGCGCAGGGGCCGCAGCCGCCGCGGCGACAGACGCGCGGTCGCGCGGGACCGCGCCTCTAAACGCCGTTCACGTCCCGGCGTCCGAATGGGATTACTGCACGATCACGGAACTCGTCGACGCGTTGCGGACGAGAAAGATTTCCGCGCTGGAGCTGACGGATCGCGCCATCGCGCGCATCGAGTCCGTGGACCGCAGCGTCAATGCGGTCGTCGTGCGCGACTTCGAGCGCGCGAGGGACGCGGCCCGGGCCGCGGACGCCGCCCTGATGCGCGGCGAGACGCGCGCATTGCTGGGCGTGCCGATCACCGTCAAGGAATCCTTCGATATCGCCGGCCTGCCGACGACATGGGGCGATCCGCGATTCAGACGCTTCATGCCGAAGGAAGACGCGCTCGTCGTCGCCCGCGTAAAGAACGCCGGCGCCGTTATCCTCGGGAAGACCAATGTGCCGTTGCTGCTGAGCGATTGGCAGACCTACAACGACATTTTCGGCACAACCAATAATCCCTGGGATCTTCGTCTGACGCCGGGAGGCTCCTCGGGCGGCTCGGCCGCGGCGCTGGCTTGCGGTTTCGGACCCTTGTCCCTTGGCTCGGACCTCGGCGGCTCATTGCGCGCGCCGGCCCATTATTGCGGCGTCTATGCGCACAAGCCGACATTGGGCGTCGTGCCGCGCCGCGGTCAAACGCCGCCGGGGACCCCGCCCTTCGCCCGCGACAGCGATTTAGCCGTTGTCGGCCCGATGGCGAGAAGCGCCGCCGATCTCGCGCTCGCGCTCGATCTTGTCGCCGGCCCGGACGAGCAGCGCGCGGGCGTCGGCTACCGACTGGCCCTGCCTGCCCCCCGTCGCGACCAGCTTCAAGACTTCCGCGTCCTCGTCATCGACGCGCATCCCCTCGCGCCGACGTCCGCCGTGGTGAGGGCGGCGCTTGGCCGACTGACCGAGCGGCTCGTGCGCGCGGGCGTCAAGGTCGCCCACGCCAGCCCATTGCTCCCTGACCTCGCTGAATCGGCGCGCCTCTATGCGCGGCTATTGTCCGCATATTGGGGAGCGGGTTTGCCGCCCCGGGAATACGCCCGCCTCGGCCGCAAAGCCTCGACATTGGCGCCGGATAACCGCACCCTCGCCGCGGAACGCATGCGCGGCGCGGTCATGAGCCATCGGGATTGGCTTGCCGCCGAAAGCGAGCGGGGGCTGCTTCAGCAGCAGTGGCGCGAGCTCTTTCGCGAATGGGACGTCGCGCTTTGCCCCGTCATGCCGACGCCGGCCTTTCCGCACGACCATTCATCGCCAATCGAGGCGCGACACATCCGGATCGACGGCGAATCATGCTCCTATCTCGACGCCCAGACTGTATGGGCGGAGCTCGCCACGACGCCGGGACTTCCGGCGACGGCGGCTCCGATAGATCGTTCAGAACACGGTCTCCCGATCGGCGTGCAGATCATCGGCCCCCATCTCGAAGACCGCACCACGATCGCCTTCGCGCGGTTCCTCGAGCAGCGCTTCGGCGGCTTCGCGCCGCCGCCGACCTGTTCGCAATCTACCGCGCAATGA
- a CDS encoding fatty acid desaturase has protein sequence MGELKAEARDKGYFNVPLWEQALRCLELVMLPAIAFALLTQGGFAAVAGAIILAIHYPRSGYLAHDIAHNHWGPRNEPKARAMLSVVALTQGFGATWWVEKHELHHSFPNGCRMGDDGVLRPIDGDIDTAPWLVWDKALAKYNALARNTVWDKILSFAMPRLQVALFFPLLALSRFNWSWQSIETAMRKENFLEAFLCSAHWILGLTLAGFLTPGPAWTGWVWFLLAQCLGGFILGFVFVLNHTGMEVYDAGASGGFYDRQARATRNTPSSIFHDWATGGLNSQIEHHMFPTMARGNLPKMREATKIALLDCGYAYEELGNQEAIRAVINTLSEAARA, from the coding sequence ATGGGGGAGCTCAAGGCCGAGGCCCGTGACAAGGGTTATTTCAACGTCCCGCTCTGGGAGCAGGCGCTTCGCTGCCTGGAGCTCGTGATGCTCCCCGCCATCGCCTTCGCGCTCCTGACTCAGGGCGGCTTCGCCGCCGTGGCGGGCGCGATAATCCTCGCCATCCATTACCCCCGCTCGGGATATCTCGCCCATGACATCGCCCACAACCACTGGGGGCCGCGGAACGAGCCGAAGGCGCGCGCGATGCTGAGTGTCGTGGCCCTCACGCAGGGCTTCGGGGCGACGTGGTGGGTCGAAAAGCATGAGTTGCATCATTCCTTCCCCAACGGCTGCAGAATGGGCGACGACGGCGTCTTGAGGCCGATCGACGGCGACATCGACACCGCGCCATGGCTCGTCTGGGACAAGGCTCTGGCGAAATACAATGCGCTGGCGAGAAATACGGTTTGGGACAAGATTTTGTCCTTTGCGATGCCCCGGCTGCAGGTCGCCCTGTTTTTCCCGCTTCTCGCACTCTCCCGATTCAACTGGAGCTGGCAGAGCATCGAAACGGCGATGCGAAAGGAAAATTTCCTCGAAGCCTTTCTTTGCTCCGCGCACTGGATTTTGGGCCTTACCCTCGCCGGCTTTCTGACCCCCGGTCCCGCCTGGACGGGATGGGTATGGTTCCTTCTGGCCCAGTGCCTGGGCGGATTCATTCTCGGCTTTGTCTTCGTTCTCAACCACACCGGGATGGAAGTTTACGACGCCGGCGCGTCTGGCGGCTTCTATGACAGGCAGGCCCGAGCCACCAGAAACACGCCGAGTTCGATATTCCACGACTGGGCGACCGGCGGTCTCAACAGCCAGATCGAACATCATATGTTTCCGACGATGGCGCGGGGCAACCTGCCCAAAATGCGAGAGGCGACGAAAATCGCACTCCTCGACTGCGGCTACGCCTATGAGGAGCTCGGAAACCAGGAGGCCATCCGCGCCGTAATCAACACGTTGAGCGAGGCTGCGAGGGCCTGA
- a CDS encoding DUF4239 domain-containing protein produces the protein MSVTIVCLIGFVCVFGGSLAGMILGAFLPEHHLSDQSIDTIKAARGVIVGLAALTVGLLVASAKSSFDLKGSELRSSAAKIIVLDRTLEKYGPKAKEARDQVRQVVINGIARVHAAHAQGADAERLNTGAIIDNLQRKLLALRPENEDQAWLKSSALSIGSEIANSRWQIYESLSSSLQWPFLAVLLFWLSGIFFSFGLTAPRNASVVTALFVAAASVTGAIYLILELDMPFMGLIQLSTEPLELALDQLKR, from the coding sequence GTGAGCGTGACTATTGTTTGCCTGATCGGTTTCGTTTGCGTGTTCGGCGGGTCGCTGGCGGGCATGATTCTCGGCGCCTTTCTGCCCGAGCATCACCTCAGTGATCAATCGATCGATACGATCAAGGCGGCCAGAGGGGTGATTGTTGGCCTTGCCGCCTTGACCGTTGGATTGCTTGTCGCCTCCGCGAAGAGCTCCTTTGATTTGAAGGGTAGTGAGCTGCGATCTTCCGCCGCAAAAATCATTGTGTTGGATCGCACTCTTGAAAAATATGGACCAAAGGCGAAAGAGGCGCGCGATCAGGTACGTCAGGTGGTCATCAATGGAATAGCCCGCGTTCATGCGGCGCATGCGCAGGGCGCGGACGCCGAGAGGTTGAATACCGGCGCCATTATCGACAATTTACAAAGAAAGCTGCTTGCCCTCAGGCCCGAAAACGAGGATCAGGCCTGGCTCAAATCATCAGCGCTTTCGATCGGAAGTGAAATAGCGAATTCACGATGGCAGATTTACGAGAGTTTGAGCAGCAGTCTGCAATGGCCATTTTTGGCCGTTCTCCTGTTCTGGCTTTCGGGCATTTTCTTCAGCTTCGGTCTGACAGCTCCTCGAAACGCAAGCGTGGTGACCGCCCTGTTCGTGGCCGCCGCTTCCGTCACAGGCGCTATTTACCTCATTCTCGAGTTGGACATGCCGTTCATGGGCTTGATCCAATTGTCCACCGAACCTCTCGAACTGGCGCTCGATCAGTTGAAACGCTAG
- a CDS encoding MucR family transcriptional regulator: MSDDKQPEHAANIEHVAGIVSAYVSNNSVPASDLPALLQSVHAALVGLSRGASVVGEAAVAKEPAVPIKKSVTPDFIICLEDGKKFKSLKRHLRSSYSMTPEEYRAKWGLPPDYPMVAPNYAQRRSELAMTMGLGKKSGKTPARRPRK; the protein is encoded by the coding sequence ATGTCTGACGACAAACAACCGGAACATGCAGCCAACATCGAACACGTCGCCGGGATCGTGTCTGCATATGTATCGAACAACTCGGTGCCGGCGTCGGATCTTCCAGCCTTGCTGCAATCCGTGCATGCTGCGCTGGTTGGACTTTCCAGGGGCGCGTCCGTTGTCGGTGAAGCGGCCGTCGCGAAGGAGCCGGCGGTTCCGATCAAGAAATCCGTTACGCCCGACTTCATCATTTGTCTGGAGGATGGAAAGAAATTCAAATCGCTCAAGCGCCACCTTCGTAGTTCATATTCAATGACGCCCGAGGAATATCGAGCGAAATGGGGCTTGCCGCCAGATTACCCGATGGTTGCGCCAAACTATGCCCAGAGGCGCTCTGAATTGGCGATGACAATGGGCCTGGGCAAGAAGAGCGGCAAGACGCCTGCGCGCAGGCCAAGGAAGTGA
- a CDS encoding GNAT family N-acetyltransferase, with protein MSDAKLTIRFAASLGDVDASAWDACANPSGATAQKEVVERFNPFVSSAFLLALEKSKSVGRNTGWTPAYALVGDGGGRLLAAAPAYLKNHSMGEYVFDHSWAEAYERAGGRYYPKVQVAIPFTPVTGRRLLVADDAPAKARESLIAALRALRDEAAASSIHVTFASPTDASALREAGFMLRSGEQFHFINEGYRDFDDFLASLASRKRKMIKRERQDALGTELAVELLVGADIKTFHWDAFFTFYLNTASRKWGRPYLTRAFFDEIGATMSDRILLVMARRGGKYIAGAINFLGDDAIYGRNWGAIEERAFLHFELCYYQAIEFAIRHGYKRVEAGAQGEHKLARGYRPVVIHSAHEFADVRLGEAVANYLVRERSAVDEMIADYNCRLPFRQGR; from the coding sequence ATGTCCGACGCAAAGTTGACGATCCGATTCGCTGCATCGCTTGGCGATGTCGACGCCTCGGCCTGGGACGCCTGCGCCAATCCATCCGGCGCGACCGCGCAGAAAGAAGTCGTAGAGCGGTTTAATCCATTCGTCTCCTCGGCCTTTCTGCTCGCACTCGAAAAATCGAAATCGGTTGGCCGCAACACAGGCTGGACGCCTGCCTACGCCCTGGTTGGAGACGGTGGCGGGCGCCTCTTAGCCGCCGCGCCGGCCTATCTGAAGAACCACAGCATGGGTGAATATGTCTTCGATCACAGCTGGGCGGAGGCGTATGAGCGTGCAGGCGGGCGCTATTATCCCAAGGTGCAGGTTGCGATCCCTTTCACGCCCGTCACGGGGCGTCGGCTGCTCGTCGCGGACGACGCGCCTGCGAAGGCGCGAGAGTCTCTGATTGCCGCGTTGCGCGCATTGCGTGATGAGGCGGCGGCGTCTTCAATTCATGTCACCTTTGCCTCGCCGACGGACGCCAGCGCTCTTCGCGAGGCTGGTTTCATGTTGCGCTCCGGTGAACAATTTCACTTCATTAATGAGGGATATCGCGATTTCGACGATTTCCTCGCCTCCCTCGCGTCGCGCAAGAGAAAAATGATCAAACGTGAACGGCAGGATGCGCTTGGAACGGAACTAGCCGTAGAATTACTGGTGGGAGCGGATATCAAAACCTTTCACTGGGATGCGTTTTTCACATTCTACTTGAATACGGCTTCCCGCAAATGGGGGCGTCCATATCTCACGCGCGCCTTTTTTGATGAGATCGGCGCGACGATGAGCGATCGCATACTACTGGTCATGGCGCGTCGCGGCGGCAAATATATCGCCGGCGCCATTAATTTTCTCGGCGATGACGCGATCTATGGACGGAACTGGGGCGCAATCGAAGAAAGGGCGTTTCTGCATTTCGAACTCTGTTACTATCAGGCGATCGAATTCGCAATTCGTCATGGCTACAAACGAGTCGAAGCCGGGGCCCAGGGCGAACACAAGCTCGCGCGTGGATATCGTCCCGTTGTCATACATTCCGCGCATGAGTTTGCAGATGTCCGTCTGGGCGAGGCTGTCGCAAATTATCTCGTGCGGGAGAGGAGCGCGGTCGATGAAATGATCGCCGATTACAATTGCCGGCTACCCTTCCGCCAAGGACGATAG
- a CDS encoding MFS transporter, whose amino-acid sequence MQQAVSHIRQIAAAVIGNALEWYDFIVFGFFTTIISPLFFPSHDAHASLFLTMATFGAGFFTRPMGGVAFGLYSDRNGRKSALQLIILLMTVAVALIAFAPPYSSIGLFAPLLITSGRLLQGFATGGEFASATTFLVEAAPSTKRGLYGSLQMVGQGFSAMLGTLAGIVVTTVLTPTQITEWGWRIPFLIGLLIGPIGLYIRNHLDETDVFVRLQQSGAGRATLRGLLREHRRALFVSFGLTVSSTIYFYVVLVYMPTYGKTELGLALGDAFIAQAAGLLFLIVLTPVFGSLSDRIGRRPLLIVANALFLLTLYPLFSWVQKEPSLTRLTMMQLIFCSMIAIASGPISTALAEQFPTRIRSTGLATGYNLAVMIFGGFAQLIVAWLIDVLNTPVAPAFYVMFGASVGLLASFVLTDRRRVSSLD is encoded by the coding sequence ATGCAACAAGCTGTCTCTCACATTCGTCAGATTGCTGCTGCTGTGATCGGCAATGCTCTGGAGTGGTATGATTTCATCGTTTTCGGCTTCTTCACGACGATCATATCTCCGCTATTTTTCCCGAGCCATGATGCCCATGCGTCCCTTTTCCTGACAATGGCGACATTCGGCGCCGGCTTCTTCACGCGTCCAATGGGCGGCGTCGCGTTCGGTCTCTATTCTGATCGCAATGGCAGAAAGTCCGCGCTGCAACTTATTATTCTCCTGATGACGGTGGCTGTCGCATTGATCGCTTTTGCGCCTCCCTATTCCAGCATCGGCCTATTCGCTCCGTTGCTGATTACATCAGGGAGATTGCTGCAAGGATTCGCCACCGGCGGCGAATTCGCCAGCGCCACCACTTTCCTCGTCGAGGCGGCGCCGTCGACGAAACGCGGCCTCTATGGATCGTTGCAAATGGTCGGCCAGGGCTTCTCCGCCATGCTCGGAACTCTCGCGGGCATCGTTGTCACCACCGTGCTGACGCCCACACAGATCACGGAATGGGGCTGGAGAATTCCATTCCTGATCGGCCTCCTCATCGGTCCCATCGGGCTATATATTCGCAATCATCTCGATGAAACCGATGTCTTCGTCAGGCTGCAGCAAAGTGGCGCAGGCAGAGCAACGTTGCGCGGCCTGTTGCGCGAGCATCGCCGCGCTCTTTTTGTTTCATTCGGTTTGACAGTAAGCTCCACGATCTACTTTTACGTTGTTCTTGTTTACATGCCGACATATGGCAAGACCGAACTCGGATTGGCGCTCGGCGACGCTTTCATCGCACAGGCAGCGGGGTTGCTTTTCCTGATCGTGCTGACGCCGGTGTTTGGCTCTCTTTCGGACCGGATTGGCCGGCGCCCACTCCTGATCGTCGCCAACGCATTGTTCCTGCTTACCTTATATCCCTTGTTTTCATGGGTGCAAAAGGAGCCGTCGCTGACAAGATTGACAATGATGCAGTTAATTTTCTGCAGCATGATCGCAATCGCAAGCGGGCCGATTTCGACCGCGCTGGCCGAGCAGTTTCCAACACGTATACGTTCGACGGGGCTGGCGACAGGCTACAATTTGGCCGTGATGATCTTCGGCGGCTTCGCGCAACTGATCGTCGCTTGGCTAATTGACGTTCTGAATACGCCAGTCGCGCCAGCCTTCTATGTGATGTTCGGCGCGTCCGTCGGATTGCTGGCCTCCTTTGTCCTAACGGATCGCCGTAGAGTTTCATCGCTCGATTGA
- a CDS encoding PAS domain S-box protein, translating into MEPIASGRRLSDQGADLVKLHPSARTIIDAFDEGLCLLDPSGALCEMNSAAEQLTGYRTEELSGQPFVKRLALTFGNREIDPADWSLWPRERWTPAQLHRKDGTTASLTCYLRALETPGAVSMLLKLRKRADEERGGAALHDMKEQLEAIFGAMPDALVVIDEYGKVQLFSAGAEKLFGYAAKEVLGQNVKMLMPSPYREAHDDYLSSYRETGVRKIIGLGREVAGQRKDGSSFPMYLSVGEIRLEGARYFVGVTHDLTRLKLAEKRLLTLSAAVDQSPVAVMISNKDGCIEYVNSCFTRLTGYEANEIIGKNPRILQSGHTSKEQHRRLWDAIRSGEEWRGEIQDRKKNGELYWAQETITSLRDADGEITHYLAIQQDITEQKRDKEALAESEERFRNVAAMAGEWLWEQDPDGRYIYSSDAVHDILGLTPDEIRNRSYLELFFPDNQNLSFMRLRAQEAGNQRPFHRIVNHYRHKDGRDIFTESTGAPIFDGAGRLIKWRGVDHDITRRKEFEDELRVRNRAIESVQIGIVISDARAPGNPCIYVNPALSHITGYTREQLLGGNMRMLQGPGTDPAVLEQIRHALAAGEICEVTMMNYRKDGGAFWNDLLISPVVDDTGKITHFIGVLTDVTEKRRAEESRHELEIARHIQLSLLPAGPLHVPGVELAGVCLPATHVGGDYFDYFENSGVVDVVIADVSGHSVGAALIMTEVRSTLRAELRKRASARSGPADVLRDLNELLHPDLTRAELFITMFCFRYLPKRHILKFANAGHNSAVLLRSSETRCTLLDADGLVLGVKRGVVFEERSLKLRVGDKLLFYTDGVTEAQNREGEFYGVARLCDAFKAYRDLSPEALIKELLKNLRVFCGETPPSDDIAMVAMQIS; encoded by the coding sequence ATGGAGCCGATAGCGAGCGGACGCCGATTGTCGGATCAGGGAGCAGACCTTGTGAAATTGCATCCGTCTGCGCGCACGATCATCGACGCCTTCGATGAAGGCCTTTGCCTGCTCGACCCGTCAGGAGCGCTATGCGAAATGAACAGCGCGGCCGAGCAACTGACGGGCTACCGTACGGAAGAACTGTCCGGCCAGCCATTCGTGAAGAGACTTGCGCTCACATTCGGAAACCGCGAGATCGATCCCGCCGACTGGTCGCTGTGGCCGCGTGAACGATGGACGCCTGCGCAGCTTCATCGCAAGGATGGAACGACAGCAAGTCTGACCTGCTACCTGCGTGCGCTCGAGACGCCCGGCGCAGTCTCGATGTTATTGAAGCTTCGCAAGCGCGCTGACGAGGAGCGAGGAGGCGCCGCGCTTCATGATATGAAGGAGCAGCTCGAGGCTATCTTCGGCGCAATGCCGGATGCGCTGGTCGTGATCGACGAATACGGCAAGGTTCAGTTGTTCAGCGCCGGGGCCGAGAAGCTGTTCGGCTACGCCGCAAAAGAGGTGCTCGGCCAGAACGTGAAGATGCTGATGCCTTCGCCCTATCGTGAGGCGCATGACGACTATCTTTCGTCCTATCGCGAAACCGGCGTCAGGAAGATCATTGGCCTGGGGCGTGAGGTCGCCGGCCAGCGCAAAGACGGCTCTTCCTTCCCGATGTATCTGTCGGTCGGTGAAATCCGGCTTGAGGGCGCGCGATATTTTGTTGGCGTCACACATGATCTGACCAGGCTGAAGCTGGCCGAAAAGCGGCTGCTGACATTGTCTGCAGCCGTCGACCAAAGTCCCGTCGCTGTGATGATTTCAAACAAGGATGGCTGCATCGAATATGTAAACAGCTGCTTCACCCGCCTGACGGGATACGAAGCCAATGAGATCATCGGCAAAAATCCGCGTATTCTGCAATCAGGTCATACGAGCAAGGAGCAGCATCGTCGGCTCTGGGATGCAATTCGTAGCGGTGAGGAATGGCGCGGCGAAATTCAGGATCGCAAAAAAAATGGCGAACTATACTGGGCGCAGGAGACCATCACCTCCCTGCGTGACGCTGACGGAGAGATCACGCATTATCTCGCGATCCAACAGGATATAACGGAGCAGAAGCGTGACAAGGAGGCCCTCGCCGAAAGCGAAGAGCGTTTTCGCAACGTCGCAGCGATGGCGGGTGAATGGCTATGGGAGCAGGATCCGGACGGCCGTTACATTTACAGCAGCGACGCCGTCCATGACATACTTGGTCTGACCCCCGATGAGATCCGCAACAGGAGCTATTTGGAGCTGTTCTTTCCGGATAATCAGAACCTTTCGTTTATGAGATTGCGCGCGCAGGAAGCTGGGAATCAGCGTCCTTTCCATCGGATCGTCAATCACTATCGTCACAAGGACGGGAGAGACATATTCACCGAGTCTACTGGCGCGCCGATTTTCGACGGCGCCGGCCGGCTTATAAAGTGGCGCGGCGTGGACCATGACATTACCCGGCGAAAGGAATTCGAGGACGAATTGCGCGTGCGCAATCGCGCGATCGAATCCGTGCAGATCGGCATAGTAATATCTGATGCGCGGGCGCCTGGGAATCCATGCATTTATGTCAATCCGGCGCTTTCCCACATCACTGGCTATACGCGCGAGCAGCTTCTGGGCGGCAACATGCGAATGCTGCAGGGGCCTGGAACCGACCCTGCTGTATTGGAGCAAATTCGTCACGCCCTCGCCGCCGGCGAAATCTGCGAAGTCACGATGATGAACTACCGAAAGGACGGCGGCGCCTTCTGGAATGATTTGCTCATTTCGCCAGTCGTGGACGACACAGGAAAAATCACGCATTTCATTGGCGTGCTGACGGATGTGACCGAAAAGCGCAGGGCAGAGGAGAGTCGGCACGAACTGGAGATCGCACGGCACATTCAGCTTTCCTTGTTGCCGGCGGGCCCGCTGCATGTCCCGGGCGTGGAGTTGGCGGGCGTCTGCCTACCCGCAACTCATGTAGGAGGGGACTATTTCGACTATTTCGAGAATTCCGGCGTCGTCGACGTCGTCATCGCCGATGTATCGGGCCACAGCGTCGGGGCCGCGCTGATCATGACAGAGGTCCGTAGCACCCTGCGCGCCGAGCTCCGCAAGAGGGCTTCGGCGCGGAGCGGTCCCGCAGATGTGTTGCGCGACCTGAACGAGTTGCTGCATCCCGACCTAACGCGCGCCGAGCTGTTCATCACGATGTTCTGTTTCCGCTACCTGCCCAAGCGCCACATTCTGAAATTCGCCAATGCAGGCCACAATTCGGCGGTGCTGCTGCGGTCGTCGGAAACACGCTGCACGCTGCTGGATGCGGACGGCTTGGTGCTCGGCGTAAAGCGCGGCGTGGTCTTTGAGGAGCGCAGCCTCAAACTGCGCGTAGGCGACAAGCTTCTATTCTACACCGACGGAGTCACGGAGGCGCAGAATCGAGAAGGCGAGTTCTACGGCGTCGCACGTCTCTGCGACGCCTTCAAGGCGTATCGTGATCTTTCACCCGAGGCGCTGATCAAAGAGTTGCTGAAAAATCTTCGCGTTTTTTGCGGCGAGACGCCGCCAAGCGATGACATCGCAATGGTGGCCATGCAGATCTCATGA